GTAGAAATAAACATTAGAGAAATAGTTCGCGAATTTCGTTGGTAACGAGTTTTTTATCGAACGCTTCGCCGAGCAGGCGCACTTTGGAGAAATCTTCCTTGCACATCGGGAAAATGTACACGCGGTCGGTTTCCTCGTCGATCAGCGCTTTGATTTTCAATCCCAGCTCGTCGATTTCGTTGGCATTCAACTCGCCGAGAAAGACCGAATACTGCACGCGCATGATGCCGGCCCGCTGGCAGGTTTTGGCCACCTGTGTGCGCGGCTTGTCTTTGACGATGTCGTAGATGACCCAGGTTAGCATGCAAGGGGCAAGTTTGCAAGTGGCAAATTCTTCTTGATCTTTCCGTTACTCTCCTTCCGCCTCCCTGTCATTCCGTTTCGGGTTCGCGTTCCAAATCGATCTTGAGCAACTCCTGTGCGAAGGCTTGACAGTCGAACTGAATGATATTGCGCCGACTGATATTGCGGCCGTGGTGGCGGAGGGCGGCGTCCAGGCGCTCGTTGAATGCGGCGATCACCACTTGCTTGCCTTCTTTATTGAGCGTCATGCCGTTTTGAATTTTGTCGAACATCTCTTTTTTCACCTGCCGCTGGCTGAAAAGATAGACAGTGGTTTCTTCGGCCCAAAGCCGGTACGGCTCGATGAGATCGAAGACCAGCGATTTTTTGTTGTAATTGTCCGTGTGAAAGAAGCCGAGATACGGCTCCAGCCCGGAAAGCATGCAGGCACGTTCGACCAGGCCGTAGAGCACGCCGTAGCAGTAGTTGAGAATGCAATTGAACTCGTCTTTTGCGGGCTGGCGTGAGCGGCCATGAAAGGGAAATTGTTCCGGCTGCACGAAGCTGAGCGCTTCGAAGTAAATGCGGCCGGCGGTGCCTTCGAGCCCGCGCAGGGAGTCGGCGGCAAGAGGCACGGGGCATGGGGCATGGGGCAAGTTGGGGGTGTTTTCCAAATCGGCCTGGGCGGAGGCGCCGTTTTTAAGGTGAACGTCCTTCAGCTTGTCGCGAATGATTTGGATTTGGTTGATGTAGACGCCGAGTTGTTCTTGCTTGGCCGGGCGCTTGTTGGCAAGGGTGGTGAGAAAGTCGATTTGATTGTCGAGCTTTTGCTGAATCCAGCGCCGGGCGTAGCCGAGACCTTCGGCGCTGGTGCTGGCAATGAGTTGGCCGCGGCGAATGCGGGTGGTGGAGCCGAGTTTGGCGTGCCAGAGGCGACCAAAGGGCGCGCCGAATTTGTCGAGAAAGACGACGTCGATGTTGCTTTCGACGGCGAGCTGCAGGGCGGCGGAGCTGAGCTTGACGGCGGAGCTGATGAGGATGCTCTCGACTTTTTTGGGCGAGACGAGCTTGCTTTGTTCTGCGACGGTGATGTGAAAGCAGCCGTCTTTGAGGCGCAGGTAGGCGCCAGGGGTGTTGAGGACGAGTTGCATGGGAGGCAAATGGCAAGTTGCAAGGTGCAAGAAAGCAAACAGCTGAAAATGGGCTGTGCAGCGGCTCATTGTGATGTGTCGAGTTTCAATCCTTGTTTTGATGGATGATTTCCGGAATCAGTAAAACAAAGGAGTAAGAATGTCTGAACTGATTCTGTTCTTAACTCTTCTTCTTTTGTCGATTATCGCAATCAAAGAAAGAAGATGACAGATCAACCGTGTGCGCGGCGCGGTTGATTTTGTTTATGGCAACAGTCTTTTTACGGTGCCGAAGCCTCGTGCGGGCGATTTACCGAGACCGATGAAATCCGGCAAATGAAAATTCATCTGAAAGCTACCTTTGAATGCCAGCATGGGTTGATCTTTGAATTTGACTTCGCAGGTTTCGACGCGAACGATAGGGCGATGCCTTTGCTCGACTGTGTAACGCAGCGCCTTGGCCACGGCGATGACGTTGTTGACCAGAATGCTTTGCAGCATGTCCACTTGCATTTCATGTTGCACGGACGAGTGCTTTTCCCAATCAAGCACGAAGCTGCGGAATTTTTGGTAGTTTTGCTGGTTGAGGGCCAGCCAGGGCGTGACAAACTGATAGGTGACGGCCTCGCCGGCGTCGCCGAATTCGGTTTCGTGGTGGCTCAGTTCCAAATGGAGATTCTCGTAGATTTTTTCATCGATTTTCAGCGTTTTCAATTCGAGGAAAATTTTTGCCAGCAGCGGCGCGCCTTCGGCTAGGCCAATGATGTGGGGAATGCCGTGCAGCACTTTGTATTGCACGAGCGGATAGCGATATTGCAAGCGTCCGTCGCCGGCGTGATTGTGCAAGAGATCATATTCCTCCCACAAACGGCCGATATAGCCGCGCAGCTTGTGCGCGTCGCGCTGGGCGAAGTGTTGATCCGTTAAGCGTAAAATTCCAAGAAGAACCTTCATCGCTGCCTCCTCAAAAGATCATTATTTTGTCATCCTCGATGCGTTTGTAGCCCGTTTGTGGGTCGTAATAATCTTCTATGGCATCGCATGGTATATAACCAGGTTTGATCTGGTCGCCACGCACGTGGTTCCAGAAAAATTCCTTGGTCGATTTCAGTG
This genomic interval from Cytophagia bacterium CHB2 contains the following:
- the cas2 gene encoding CRISPR-associated endonuclease Cas2, yielding MLTWVIYDIVKDKPRTQVAKTCQRAGIMRVQYSVFLGELNANEIDELGLKIKALIDEETDRVYIFPMCKEDFSKVRLLGEAFDKKLVTNEIRELFL
- the cas1 gene encoding CRISPR-associated endonuclease Cas1, producing the protein MQLVLNTPGAYLRLKDGCFHITVAEQSKLVSPKKVESILISSAVKLSSAALQLAVESNIDVVFLDKFGAPFGRLWHAKLGSTTRIRRGQLIASTSAEGLGYARRWIQQKLDNQIDFLTTLANKRPAKQEQLGVYINQIQIIRDKLKDVHLKNGASAQADLENTPNLPHAPCPVPLAADSLRGLEGTAGRIYFEALSFVQPEQFPFHGRSRQPAKDEFNCILNYCYGVLYGLVERACMLSGLEPYLGFFHTDNYNKKSLVFDLIEPYRLWAEETTVYLFSQRQVKKEMFDKIQNGMTLNKEGKQVVIAAFNERLDAALRHHGRNISRRNIIQFDCQAFAQELLKIDLEREPETE
- a CDS encoding DNA repair protein, coding for MKVLLGILRLTDQHFAQRDAHKLRGYIGRLWEEYDLLHNHAGDGRLQYRYPLVQYKVLHGIPHIIGLAEGAPLLAKIFLELKTLKIDEKIYENLHLELSHHETEFGDAGEAVTYQFVTPWLALNQQNYQKFRSFVLDWEKHSSVQHEMQVDMLQSILVNNVIAVAKALRYTVEQRHRPIVRVETCEVKFKDQPMLAFKGSFQMNFHLPDFIGLGKSPARGFGTVKRLLP